GTTCGATCCCCTCTACCCGCTCCAGACCAGCGTTGGCACCCGCTATTTCAGGGTGCCATTTGTATTTTTGAGGCAGGTATTTGTCTGGCGTTACAATGGCCCGGTCCGCAAGGGCAATCCAGCGCTTGCTTCGCTCCACTTAAAGTCTAATTAGCATGTCAGAAAACAAATCCGGCAAACCTCTCTTTTACGATCCGACCGAACACCGGATCCGCAGCTTTGTCACGCGCGCCGGGCGCTTGTCGACGGCGCAGGCGCGCGCCATCGAGGAACTGGGGCCGCAATTCTGTGTCTCATATAACAAGGCTGAAGTCGATCTGGCGCAGGTTTTCGGGCGCACTGCGCCGACTATCCTGGAGATCGGTTTCGGCATGGGCGAGACCTCGGCCAAGATTGCTGCCGGCATGCCGGAAAAGAATTTCGTCGGCGTCGAGGTGCATACCCCGGGCGTCGGCAGCTTGCTGAAACTGATCGGCGAACAGCAGTTGAGCAATCTGCGCCTGATCCAGCACGATGCGGTGGAAGTGCTGACCAACATGATTGCGCCTGGCTCGCTGGCCGGTGCGCATGTGTTCTTCCCGGATCCCTGGCATAAGGCGCGGCATAACAAGCGCCGCCTGATCCAGGGGCCGCTGGTGAGCTTGCTGGCGTCGCGCATTGCGCCGGGCGGCTACCTGCATTGCGCCACCGACTGGCAGGAGTATGCTGAACAGATGCTGGAAGTATTGAGCGCCGAGCCACTGCTAAAGAATACCGCGGACACTTATGCGGAACGGCCGGAATATCGGCCTGTGACCAAGTTCGAGAATCGCGGCCTGCGTCTTGGGCATGGCGTCTGGGAC
The sequence above is a segment of the Collimonas sp. PA-H2 genome. Coding sequences within it:
- the trmB gene encoding tRNA (guanosine(46)-N7)-methyltransferase TrmB; amino-acid sequence: MSENKSGKPLFYDPTEHRIRSFVTRAGRLSTAQARAIEELGPQFCVSYNKAEVDLAQVFGRTAPTILEIGFGMGETSAKIAAGMPEKNFVGVEVHTPGVGSLLKLIGEQQLSNLRLIQHDAVEVLTNMIAPGSLAGAHVFFPDPWHKARHNKRRLIQGPLVSLLASRIAPGGYLHCATDWQEYAEQMLEVLSAEPLLKNTADTYAERPEYRPVTKFENRGLRLGHGVWDLVFTRV